One window from the genome of Anopheles coluzzii chromosome X, AcolN3, whole genome shotgun sequence encodes:
- the LOC120953968 gene encoding neurobeachin isoform X6 produces MADLTRPPLCDIKRPEEVVKMSMTDNLKFAVLIGLIEVGQVSNREVVNTVLHLLVGGEFDMELNFVVQDAQNVKHMLELLDHCPANLQAEVWSVFIAILKKSVRNLQACTEIGLIEHVLARLQQAEPIVADLLIEMLGVLASYSITVKELKLLFGAMKAVNGKWPRHSAKLLNVLKQMPHRNGPDVFFSFPGRKGSAIVLPPLAKWPYENGFTFSTWFRLDPINSVNIEREKPYLYCFKTSKGVGYTAHFVGNCLVLTSMKVKGKGFQHCVKYEFQPRKWYMIAIVYIYNRWTKSEIKCLVNGQLASSTEMAWLVSTNDPFDKCYVGATPELDEERVFCGQMAAIYLFSEALTTQQICAMHRLGPGYKSQFRFDNECYLNLPDNHKRVLYDGKLSSAIVFMYNPVATDGQLCLQSAPKGNLSYFVHTPHSLMLQDVKAVVTHSIHCTLNSIGGIQVLFPLFSQLDMPYEGTDVRKDPTLCAKLLGFICELVESSQTVQQHMIQNRGFLVISFMLQRSSRDHLSLDVLGSFLSLTKYLVTCLSANSDLLLKQLLDHVLFNPSLWIYTPATVQARLYAYLATEFLSDTQIYSNVRRVSTVLQTVHTLKFYYWVVNPRAKSGITPKGLDGPRPAQKDILAIRAYILLFLKQLIMIGNGAKDDELQSILNYLMTMHEDENLHDVLQMLISLMSEHPSSMVPAFDVKHGVRTIFKLLAAESQLIRLQALKLLGFFLSRSTHKRKYDVMSPHNLYTLLAERLLLYEESVSLPTYNVLYEIMTEHISQQILYAKHPEPESHYRLENPMILKVVATLIRQSKQSEQLIEVKKLFLSDMTLLCNNNRENRRTVLQMSVWQEWLIAMAYIHPKNSEEQKLSDMVYSLFRMLLHHAIKYEYGGWRVWVDTLAIVHSKVSYEEFKLQFAQMYEHYEKHRTDNITDPALRQQRPISTISGWEHGANGSTGAGTGKEGELDMHGKCVKQMAVPPGTAVAPGCVCEPETGETMIDTSVMVKQQQAIAFQDAPAGSNGYVRGGEPDLLEEDETCLPDGPQDGMDGEEEEENDDADGVDEEEEEVEEEEEDEEQDEEEGDEQRAFGSGQQQVPGSEPTACSQTSATNTNTTTTEHVVKTIVDEIIDKSANMLVEQQQPQHGETKEAPAEPTSSPVIKDEEIELAVNEVVKMNQNSLKAVEGEGGDMDAGADSNQQCGDESTRGSVEPVGTSEPSTVSSSPSVVCVSDRSNDRATVPASPVLQGEPDARKVAAAVDSIVEELLDRCFPASEHEEGDGATALAAEMQEVVESIITDAVEKAEKGASTAVVGEQQQDGSGTDVQRHHHHHRHHPHHHHHHHHHHAHEGEEHQRISVVSDAMEGMAISEKQRAGGNSLIEEDEEEVEEEEEEEEEEEEEEEEDDGEVLVAETEEPLDASDERAGGAVSVDTASDGAATGTADSGKPNSNSTISTGSKRAVSVSTNTQQYLDAQSHPKQAAQPLQQQPTTASQTPPVQPMSYESGSSTAGGGGVKRSKSSSTRPMFSPGPTRPPFRIPEFKWSYIHQRLLSDVLFSLETDIQVWRSHSTKSVLDFVNSAENAIFVVNTVHLISQLADNLIIACGGLLPLLASATSPNSELDVLEPTQGMPLDVAVSFLQRLVNMADVLIFASSLNFSELEAEKNMSSGGILRQCLRLVCTCAVRNCLECKERTRGLYNGMSLKDIPGGVHLQALIRGAQSTSKTIIESLSGPMSPVKDPEKLLQDMDINRLRAVIYRDVKRLFQEETKQAQFLSLAIVYFISVLMVSKYRDILEPPVELQIHRNSSPVIHRSTPTQESSNRPLFPQWSHHVYPQFLPGSHPNHQPTIVHGSSNTITSSSSQTISSSSGSSSAGGCGNLLNSNNNNNNNNNNNNNNNNNSNLINNNTSGGSINHKDVAGASVNGSTLPLYYGHAGTATNTATNNTLNNNNNNGQGFGTGPGNCIFTSEMLNCYSPAAAAAAASAAAIAGGHLQQHHQQQQQPQHYTQQQHGLNNNSLTALINTGGVGSYGAGSAPVVGLRAVGRTVGTTVTAGLHNGVGVGHGGKLSKGTQSMQEGDYEVIVVDENNSSVIADNDSHSSGPLSIKAVTSASNSRRTSTVKQYHPTDHPGLPAAVNTGEPHLHSCYQQPMLSSVGLTGTMATVTAPSATATIAVSDERSELAQRAVPQGQVKSVDSDGGSLNLNSTENDPQEVETSSEIMPDDNKPTNSNDESWTDVNLNDDGASELKPPRTDGGALGIGGVPGSNGSGVGTGAGSLGPMASALSGRMDGVTGASVNLGGGAGGTGGVKHESDIAVVRVPDGYGGQVVGPTGGSVRGRPEDLNLKAPFVSQLPLAIPSREASLTQKLEIALGPVCPLLREIMVDFAPFLSKTLVGSHGQELLMEGKGLTTFKNSHSVVELVMLLCSQEWQNSLQKHAGLAFIELINEGRLLSHAMKDHIVRVANEAEFILNRMRADDVLKHADFESQCAQTLLERREEERMCDHLITAARRRDNVIASRLLEKVRNIMGNRHGAWGDMNANYQKQIFWKLDAWEDDARRRKRMVQNPRGSSHPQATLKASLENGTTGGTVAAATSSTASTAATSADEAVGSGDTTTPTSARLAGGGGGVAREEIYSQIAVPRSQQPDLLDDSELLIEDRELDLDLTGPVNISTKAKLIAPGLVAPGTMSITSTEMYFEVDEENGEFQQIDQEVLKYCDHLHGKWYFSEIRAIFSRRYLLQNVALEIFLASRTSILFAFPDQHTVKKVIKALPRVGVGIKYGIPQTRRASMMSPRQLMRNSNMTQKWQRREISNFEYLMFLNTIAGRTYNDLNQYPVFPWVITNYESRELDLSQPSNYRDLSKPIGALNPSRREYFEERYETWDTPGIPPFHYGTHYSTAAFVLNWLIRIEPFTTMFLALQGGKFDHPDRLFSSVALSWKNCQRDTSDVKELIPEWYFLPEMFYNASDYRLGQRDDGSTVGDVELPPWAKTPEEFVRINRMALESEFVSCQLHQWIDLIFGYKQRGPEAMRATNVFYYLTYEGSVDLDTIGDPVTRDAIENQIRNFGQTPSLLLMEPHPPRSSAMHLSPMMFNTMPDDVCMSLKFHLNSPIIHISANTYPQLPLPSVVTVTAGHQFAVNRWNCQYTASIQSPSYAESTQNLNANLPLTMDPLLSQINGHNNSNQQNRRHLGDNFSQKLQIKSNCYVTTVDSRFLIACGFWDNSFRVFSTETAKIVQIIFGHFGVVTCLSRSECNITSDCYIASGSADCTILLWHWNARTQSIVGEGEIPTPRATLTGHETAVTSVVISAELGLVVSGSINGPVLVHTTFGDLLRSLEAPKDFISPENITLSREGFIVVNYDEGSVAAYTINGKLLRYESHNDNLQCMLLSRDGEYLMTAGNKGIVEVWRTFNLAPLYAFPACNSGIRSLALTHDQKYLLAGLATGSIIVFHIDFNRWHHEYQQRY; encoded by the exons ATGGCAGATCTTACGCGACCGCCGCTGTGTGACATCAAGCGACCCGAGGAAGTGGTGAAAATGTCGATGACGGACAACCTCAAGTTCGCCGTCCTGATCGGGCTGATCGAGGTGGGCCAGGTGTCGAACCGGGAGGTGGTCAACACGGTGCTGCATCTG CTGGTCGGCGGCGAATTCGACATGGAGCTTAACTTCGTCGTGCAGGACGCGCAGAACGTGAAACACATGCTCGAGCTGCTGGATCACTGTCCGGCCAACCTGCAGGCTGAGGTGTGGAGCGTGTTCATCGCGATCCTGAAGAAGAGCGTCCGCAACCTTCAGGCGTGCACCGAGATCGGCCTGATCGAGCATGTGCTGGCACGGTTGCAGCAGGCCGAACCCATCGTGGCCG ATTTGCTCATCGAGATGCTTGGTGTGCTCGCCAGTTACAGTATTACGGTGAAGGAGCTGAAGCTGCTGTTCGGCGCAATGAAGGCGGTGAACGGGAAATGGCCCCGCCATTCGGCCAAGCTGCTGAACGTGCTGAAGCAGATGCCACACCGGAACGGGCCTGACGTGTTTTTCAGCTTCCCAGGCCGTAAGGGTTCG GCAATCGTGCTGCCACCGTTGGCGAAATGGCCGTACGAGAACGGATTCACTTTTAGCACCTGGTTTCGGCTGGATCCGATTAACTCGGTTAACATAGAGCGTGAAAAGCCCTACCTATACTG TTTTAAAACGTCCAAGGGTGTCGGTTACACGGCACACTTTGTGGGCAACTGCCTGGTGCTAACGTCCATGAAGGTGAAGGGTAAGGGTTTCCAGCACTGCGTCAAGTACGAGTTTCAGCCGCGCAAGTGGTACATGATTGCCATTGTATATATCTACAACCGGTGGACGAAGAGTGAGATCAAGTGCCTGGTGAATGGGCAGCTAGCGTCAAGCACGGAAATGGCCTGGCTAGTGTCGACGAACGAT CCGTTCGACAAGTGTTACGTTGGCGCCACGCCGGAGCTGGACGAGGAGCGCGTGTTCTGCGGACAGATGGCCGCCATCTATCTCTTCTCGGAGGCACTAACCACGCAGCAGATCTGTGCAATGCATCGGCTCGGCCCTGGCTACAAG TCCCAGTTCCGCTTTGACAACGAGTGCTATCTGAATCTGCCGGACAACCACAAGCGG GTACTGTACGATGGCAAACTGTCCAGCGCTATCGTCTTCATGTACAATCCGGTCGCTACCGACGGTCAGCTGTGCTTACAGTCGGCTCCCAAGGGCAATCTGTCGTACTTTGTGCACACACCGCACTCGCTTATGCTGCAG GACGTAAAGGCTGTCGTGACTCATTCCATCCACTGTACGCTGAACTCCATCGGCGGTATACAGGTGCTGTTTCCGCTCTTTTCCCAGCTTGATATGCCTTACGAAGGCACAGATGTGCGAAAGGATCCAACGCTATG TGCCAAATTGCTTGGATTCATTTGCGAACTCGTCGAAAGTTCACAAACGGTACAGCAGCACATGATACAG AATCGTGGTTTCCTGGTGATATCCTTCATGCTTCAGCGTTCCTCCCGCGATCACCTCTCGCTAGACGTGCTGGGATCGTTTCTGAGTCTTACCAAGTATCTGGTGACCTGCCTGTCCGCCAACTCGGATCTCTTGCTCAAACAG CTGCTAGATCACGTGCTGTTCAATCCGTCACTGTGGATCTACACGCCCGCGACGGTACAGGCCCGCCTGTACGCGTACCTGGCGACGGAGTTCCTCAGCGACACGCAGATCTACAGCAACGTGCGGCGCGTCAGCACCGTCTTGCAGACGGTGCACACGCTCAAGTTCTACTACTGGGTGGTGAACCCGCGCGCCAAGAGCGGCATCACGCCGAAGGGTCTCGATGGACCCCGGCCGGCCCAAAAGGACATCCTTGCGATTCGTGCGTATATCCTGCTGTTCCTGAAGCAGCTAATCATGATCGGCAACGGTGCGAAGGACGACGAGCTGCAGAGCATCCTTAACTATCTGATGACGATGCACGAGGACGAGAACCTGCACGACGTGCTGCAGATGCTGATCTCGCTGATGTCCGAGCATCCGAGCTCGATGGTGCCGGCGTTCGACGTGAAGCATGGCGTGCGCACCATCTTCAAGCTGCTCGCCGCCGAAAGTCAGCTGATACGGTTGCAGGCACTCAAGCTGCTGGGCTTTTTCCTGTCGCGTAGCACGCACAA GCGCAAGTACGATGTGATGTCGCCGCACAATCTGTATACGCTGCTGGCCGaacggctgctgctgtacgaGGAGTCCGTCTCGCTGCCTACGTACAACGTGCTGTACGAGATTATGACCGAGCACATCTCGCAGCAGATACTGTATGCCAAGCATCCCGAACCGGAAAGCCACTACCGGCTGGAAAACCCGATGATCTTGAAGGTGGTGGCCACGCTAATCCGCCAGTCGAAGCAGTCGGAGCAGCTGATCGAGGTGAAGAAGCTGTTCCTCTCCGACATGACGCTGCTGTGCAACAACAATCGCGAAAACCGGCGCACCGTACTGCAGATGAGCGTCTGGCAGGAGTGGCTGATCGCGATGGCGTACATCCATCCGAAGAACTCGGAGGAGCAGAAGCTGTCCGACATGGTGTACTCGCTGTTCCGCATGCTGCTCCATCACGCGATCAAGTACGAGTACGGCGGATGGCGCGTCTGGGTGGACACACTCGCGATCGTCCACTCGAAGGTGTCGTACGAGGAGTTTAAGTTGCAGTTCGCTCAAATGTACGAGCACTACGAGAAGCACAGGACGGACAATATTACCGATCCGGCGCTGCGCCAGCAGCGGCCGATCAGCACTATCAGCGGCTGGGAGCACGGTGCGAACGGGAGCACCGGTGCCGGCACCGGCAAGGAGGGTGAGCTGGACATGCACGGCAAGTGCGTGAAGCAGATGGCGGTACCGCCGGGAACGGCGGTGGCGCCCGGGTGCGTTTGCGAGCCGGAAACGGGCGAAACGATGATCGACACGAGCGTGAtggtgaagcagcagcaggcgatCGCGTTTCAGGACGCGCCGGCGGGCAGTAATGGTTACGTGCGGGGAGGCGAACCGGACCTGCTCGAGGAGGACGAAACGTGCCTGCCCGATGGCCCGCAGGATGGGATGGACGgtgaagaggaggaagagaaCGACGACGCCGATGGGGTGgatgaggaagaggaagaagtggaggaagaggaagaggatgaAGAGCAGGATGAGGAGGAAGGGGATGAGCAACGAGCGTTCGGTAGTGGGCAGCAGCAGGTGCCTGGCAGCGAACCGACCGCCTGCAGCCAAACGTCAGCCACCAataccaacaccaccaccaccgagcaTGTGGTGAAAACGATCGTCGATGAAATCATCGACAAGTCAGCCAATATGCtggtggagcagcagcagccgcagcacgGTGAGACCAAGGAGGCACCGGCCGAACCGACCTCCTCGCCAGTGATCAAAGACGAGGAGATCGAGCTGGCGGTGAACGAGGTCGTAAAGATGAACCAGAACTCACTCAAAGCGGTCGAAGGGGAAGGAGGCGATATGGATGCTGGCGCCGACAGCAACCAGCAGTGTGGCGACGAATCGACCCGCGGCAGTGTTGAGCCGGTCGGCACGTCGGAACCGTCCACCGTCAGCAGCTCGCCGTCAGTAGTGTGCGTCAGTGATAGGTCAAATGATAGAGCAACCGTGCCAGCGTCGCCGGTGCTGCAGGGCGAACCGGACGCACGGAAGGTGGCTGCCGCAGTGGACAGCATCGTGGAGGAGCTCCTTGATCGGTGCTTCCCTGCATCGGAGCATGAGGAGGGTGACGGTGCGACGGCACTTGCCGCCGAGATGCAGGAGGTGGTGGAATCGATCATAACGGATGCGGTCGAGAAGGCGGAGAAAGGCGCAAGCACTGCAGTGGTCGGCGAGCAACAGCAGGATGGCAGTGGTACTGATGTGcagcgccaccaccatcaccatcgtcaccatcctcatcatcaccatcaccatcatcatcaccacgcTCACGAGGGTGAGGAGCATCAGCGCATTTCCGTGGTGTCGGATGCGATGGAGGGTATGGCAATCAGTGAGAAGCAGCGCGCCGGTGGCAACAGTTTGATCGAGGAGGACGAAGAAGAAGTggaagaagaggaggaggaagaagaggaagaggaagaggaggaagaggaggatgaTGGGGAGGTATTGGTGGCCGAGACGGAGGAACCGCTCGATGCTTCCGATGAgcgtgctggtggtgctgttaGCGTAGACACTGCCAGTGACGGAGCCGCTACCGGTACGGCGGACAGTGGCAAACCGAACAGCAATAGTACGATCAGTACCGGATCCAAGCGTGCCGTTAGCGTGTCCACCAATACACAACAGTATCTCGATGCACAATCGCACCCGAAACAAGCCGCCCagccgctgcagcagcaaccgacAACGGCCTCACAAACGCCACCGGTGCAACCGATGAGCTACGAAAGTGGCAGTAGTAccgctggcggtggtggtgtcaAGCGTTCCAAGTCATCATCGACACGACCCATGTTTTCGCCCGGCCCGACCCGGCCCCCGTTCCGCATACCGGAGTTTAAATGGTCCTACATCCATCAGCGTCTGCTCTCCGACGTGCTCTTCTCGCTCGAAACCGACATCCAGGTGTGGCGCAGCCACTCGACCAAGAGCGTCCTCGACTTTGTCAACTCGGCGGAGAATGCCATCTTCGTGGTCAACACGGTGCATCTGATCTCGCAGCTAGCGGACAATTTGATCATTGCGTGCGGTgggctgctgccactgctggcCAGCGCCACCTCGCCCAATTCCGAACTGGACGTGCTCGAGCCGACGCAGGGCATGCCGCTCGACGTGGCCGTCTCGTTCCTGCAGCGGCTGGTCAACATGGCGGACGTGCTGATATTTGCCAGCTCGCTCAACTTCAGCGAGCTCGAGGCGGAGAAGAACATGTCGTCCGGCGGCATACTGCGCCAGTGCTTGCGGCTGGTATGCACCTGCGCGGTTCGCAACTGTCTCGAGTGCAAGGAGCGTACGCGCGGCCTGTACAACGGCATGTCGCTCAAGGACATTCCGGGCGGGGTGCATCTGCAGGCGCTGATACGCGGTGCCCAGTCAACGTCCAAGACGATCATCGAGTCGCTGTCCGGGCCGATGAGCCCGGTCAAGGATCCGGAAAAGCTGCTCCAGGACATGGACATCAATCGGCTGCGGGCGGTCATATACCGCGATGTG AAACGACTCTTTCAGGAGGAAACGAAGCAGGCACAGTTCCTGTCCCTCGCCATCGTGTACTTCATCTCGGTGCTGATGGTGTCGAAGTATCGGGACATCCTGGAACCGCCGGTCGAGCTGCAGATACACCGCAACTCTTCGCCGGTCATCCATCGCTCGACGCCAACACAGG AGTCAAGCAATAGGCCACTGTTTCCGCAATGGTCGCACCACGTGTACCCACAGTTCCTACCCGGATCCCATCCGAACCACCAGCCGACGATCGtgcacggcagcagcaacaccatcacctcctcctcgtcgcAAACCATCTCATCGTCGTCCGGCTCCTCGTCCGCCGGCGGATGTGGCAACCTGCttaacagcaacaacaacaacaacaacaacaacaataacaacaacaacaacaacaacaatagcaaccttatcaacaacaacacttcaGGGGGTAGCATTAATCACAAGGACGTTGCCGGGGCCAGCGTGAACGGGAGCACCTTGCCACTATACTACGGCCATGCAGGAACTGCCACGAACACGGCAACTAACAACACactgaacaacaacaacaacaacggacAAGGGTTCGGTACCGGGCCAGGCAATTGTATCTTCACCAGCGAAATGCTCAACTGCTACtcaccagctgctgctgccgccgccgcctctgCTGCCGCCATCGCCGGTGGccatctgcagcagcaccatcagcaacagcagcagccccagcactacacccagcagcagcacggactCAACAACAACTCCCTTACGGCGCTAATTAATACGGGCGGGGTCGGCTCGTACGGTGCAGGTAGCGCACCGGTCGTTGGGCTGCGCGCTGTCGGACGGACTGTTGGAACCACTGTCACTGCCGGTCTGCACAATGGTGTCGGCGTTGGTCACGGTGGCAAGCTATCGAAAG GAACTCAATCCATGCAGGAAGGTGATTACGAGGTGATAGTGGTCGACGAGAACAACTCCTCCGTTATAGCGGACAACGATTCACACTCCAGTGGTCCACTGTCGATAAAG GCCGTAACTTCCGCTAGCAACTCGAGGCGTACGTCGACGGTGAAGCAATATCATCCGACCGATCATCCAGGACTACCCGCGGCGGTTAACACAGGCGAACCGCACCTTCATTCCTGCTACCAGCAGCCAATGCTCTCGTCGGTCGGTCTGACCGGCACCATGGCCACAGTGACAGCACCGTCCGCGACAGCAACCATCGCCGTAAGCGACGAACGTTCGGAGCTAGCGCAGCGTGCAGTACCCCAGGGACAGGTGAAG agcgTCGACTCCGATGGCGGTTCGCTGAATCTGAACTCGACCGAGAACGATCCACAGGAAGTGGAAACATCGAGCGAAATTATGCCGGACGATAACAAACCGACGAACTCGAACGATGAAAGCTGGACGGACGTGAACCTGAACGACGATGGGGCGAGCGAGTTGAAGCCGCCGCGCACGGACGGTGGTGCGTTGGGCATTGGCGGTGTGCCCGGCAGCAACGGTAGCGGTGTCGGTACGGGCGCGGGAAGCCTTGGCCCGATGGCCAGCGCGCTTAGTGGCCGGATGGATGGCGTCACGGGAGCGAGCGTGAACTTGGGCGGCGGGGCCGGCGGTACCGGCGGCGTGAAGCACGAGTCGGACATTGCCGTGGTGCGCGTACCGGACGGATACGGTGGCCAGGTGGTGGGTCCGACCGGCGGTTCGGTACGTGGCCGGCCGGAGGACCTCAACCTGAAGGCGCCGTTTGTGAGCCAGCTGCCGCTGGCAATACCGTCGCGCGAGGCCAGCCTCACCCAGAAGCTGGAAATAGCGCTCGGTCCAGTCTGTCCCCTGTTGCGCGAAATCATGGTCGACTTTGCACCGTTCCTGTCAAAAACGCTCGTCGGCTCGCACGGCCAGGAGCTGCTGATGGAGGGCAAGGGGCTGACGACGTTCAAGAACAGCCATTCGGTGGTGGAGCTGGTGATGCTGCTCTGCTCGCAGGAGTGGCAGAATAGCCTGCAGAAGCACGCGGGCCTCGCGTTCATCGAGCTGATCAACGAGGGCCGGCTGCTGTCGCACGCGATGAAGGACCACATCGTGCGGGTCGCAAACGAGGCCGAGTTCATACTGAATCGCATGCGGGCGGACGACGTGCTGAAGCACGCTGACTTTGAATCCCAGTGCGCCCAAACGCTGCTCGAACGGAGGGAGGAGGAGCGCATGTGCGACCATCTGATCACGGCGGCCCGCCGCCGGGACAACGTGATCGCGAGCCGGCTGCTGGAGAAGGTACGCAACATCATGGGCAACCGGCACGGGGCGTGGGGCGACATGAACGCGAACTACCAGAAGCAGATCTTCTGGAAGCTGGACGCGTGGGAGGACGACGCGCGGCGCCGGAAGCGCATGGTGCAGAACCCGCGCGGCTCCAGCCATCCGCAGGCGACGCTGAAGGCGTCGCTCGAGAATGGTACGACCGGGGGAACGGTGGCAGCGGCCACCTCCAGCACCGCCAGCACCGCAGCAACCAGCGCAGACGAAGCGGTCGGTAGTGGGGACACGACAACCCCGACCAGTGCCCGACtggctggtggtggcggtggtgtggCGCGGGAGGAAATCTACTCGCAGATTGCTGTTCCCCGGTCGCAGCAGCCCGACCTGCTGGACGATTCGGAGCTGCTGATCGAGGACCGGGAGCTGGACCTCGACCTGACCGGCCCGGTCAACATCAGCACGAAGGCGAAGCTGATCGCGCCCGGCCTGGTGGCGCCCGGCACCATGTCAATTACCTCCACCGAGATGTACTTCGAGGTGGACGAGGAGAACGGCGAGTTCCAGCAGATCGACCAGGAGGTGCTGAAGTACTGCGATCATCTGCACGGCAAGTGGTACTTCTCCGAGATACGGGCCATCTTTTCCCGTCGCTATCTGCTGCAGAACGTCGCACTCGAGATCTTCCTTGCTAGTCGCACCTCGATCCTGTTTGCCTTCCCCGACCAGCACACGGTGAAGAAGGTGATCAAGGCGCTGCCGCGGGTGGGCGTCGGCATCAAGTACGGCATCCCGCAAACGCGCCGCGCGTCGATGATGTCGCCCCGGCAGCTGATGCGCAACTCGAACATGACGCAGAAGTGGCAGCGGCGCGAGATCTCCAACTTTGAGTATCTGATGTTCCTGAACACGATCGCGGGCCGCACGTACAACGATCTCAACCAGTACCCGGTGTTCCCGTGGGTCATCACCAACTACGAGTCGCGCGAGCTCGACCTCAGCCAGCCGTCGAACTATCGCGACCTTTCCAAACCGATCGGTGCGCTCAATCCGAGCCGGCGCGAGTACTTCGAGGAGCGGTACGAAACGTGGGACACGCCCGGCATACCGCCGTTCCACTACGGCACGCACTACTCGACCGCCGCCTTCGTGCTGAACTGGCTGATCCGCATCGAGCCGTTCACGACGATGTTCCTGGCGCTGCAGGGCGGCAAGTTTGACCATCCCGATCGGCTGTTCTCGTCCGTCGCGCTGTCGTGGAAGAACTGCCAGCGCGACACGTCCGACGTGAAGGAGCTCATTCCGGAGTGGTACTTCCTGCCGGAAATGTTCTACAACGCGTCCGACTACCGGCTCGGGCAGCGCGACGACGGCAGCACGGTCGGGGACGTCGAGCTGCCGCCGTGGGCGAAAACGCCCGAGGAGTTTGTGCGCATCAACCGGATGGCGCTCGAGTCGGAGTTCGTCTCCTGCCAGCTGCACCAGTGGATCGACCTCATCTTCGGCTACAAGCAGCGCGGCCCGGAAGCGATGCGGGCGACGAACGTGTTCTACTACCTCACGTACGAGGGCAGCGTTGATCTGGACACGATCGGAGATCCGGTGACGCGGGACGCGATCGAGAATCAGATCCGCAACTTCGGTCAAACGCCcagcctgctgctgatggagCCGCATCCGCCCCGGTCGTCCGCCATGCACCTGTCGCCGATGATGTTCAACACGATGCCGGACGACGTGTGCATGTCGCTCAAGTTCCATCTCAACTCGCCGATCATACACATCTCGGCGAACACGTACCCGCAGCTGCCGCTGCCGTCGGTCGTCACCGTGACTGCGGGGCACCAGTTTGCGGTCAATCGCTGGAACTGCCAGTACACCGCCAGCATCCAGAGCCCGAGCTACGCCGAGTCGACGCAAAACCTGAACGCGAACCTGCCGCTCACTATGGATCCGCTGCTGT cacaAATCAAtggacacaacaacagcaaccagcAGAATCGGCGCCACCTGGGCGACAACTTTAGCCAGAAGCTGCAGATCAAGTCGAACTGCTACGTCACCACCGTGGACAGCCGGTTCCTGATCGCGTGCGGCTTCTGGGACAACAGCTTCCGCGTGTTCTCCACCGAGACGGCCAAGATCGTGCAGATCATCTTCGGTCACTTTGGCGTGGTGACCTGCCTGTCGCGGTCGGAGTGTAACATCACGTCCGATTGCTACATTGCGTCCGGGTCGGCCGACTGCACCATACTGCTGTGGCACTGGAATGCCCGCACGCAGTCGATTGTTGGCGAGGGCGAG ATACCAACACCTCGCGCTACGCTGACAGGACACGAGACGGCCGTCACGTCGGTGGTGATCAGTGCCGAGCTCGGTCTGGTTGTTTCCGGTTCGATAA ACGGCCCGGTACTAGTCCACACGACGTTCGGTGATTTGTTGCGGTCGCTGGAGGCGCCGAAGGATTTCATCTCGCCAGAAAACATAACGCTCTCGCGCGAAGGTTTCATCGTCGTCAACTATGACGAGGGCAGCGTGGCCGCGTACACGATCAACGGAAAGCTGCTGCGCTACGAGTCGCACAACGATAATCTGCAG TGCATGCTGCTGTCTCGGGATGGCGAGTATTTAATGACCGCCGGTAACAAGGGCATCGTGGAGGTGTGGCGAACGTTCAACCTCGCACCGCTGTACGCTTTCCCGGCCTGCAACAGTGGTATACGTTCGCTGGCCCTCACGCACGACCAGAA GTATTTGCTGGCCGGTTTGGCGACTGGATCCATCATCGTGTTCCATATCGACTTCAACCGCTGGCATCACGAGTACCAGCAGCGCTACTGA